The Anas acuta chromosome 1, bAnaAcu1.1, whole genome shotgun sequence genome segment GTTGACAAGAATTCATTCATGCCCAGTGATTTGTCCTCTGGGAAAcacctctcctccttcctggaGCTGCTCCACGCACCCAGGACTTCGCTCGCCTGCTCCAGCTCTCCTTGCTGGCTGCCATCGtctcctctcctgccctgccaggtGACACGCACCTGCAAAAATTTAATTCCTGGCTTCTCCTTCAGCTGGTGATTAAATTCTGCCTGGTTCAGGGCagcactcattaaaaaaataaatgttttcctacCAGGAAGGTGCTATAGGAAGTTTGACTTCTTTTCTGCCTGGGCTCAAGGAGCTCAGCAGCATTTTGCCAAGCTGCTAGCGACTGGTTTGGATCCATCCTCCTTCAAAAAGAACATCTAACGGggaatttattatttaaaagattGTGACATTCGCAGCAGGTcagcctcccagcccctgcctttccccttttctcatGCAGAAGAAGCCACCAGGGATCAGGGTGCTGcacctccctgtccccaggcaaGCAGAAAACGAGAacaggcagctcctggctttgCCCTTGGTGGCTCCCTCTGCTTTTTACTCTTGAGGAGACGCCTGGAACAGCACCAGAAACAGGACCTGGgctcctgccttcccctcctggCTGTGCTTTCACCTGTAAACAGCTCACCCCGAGCCTGCCGGGGCTGGCAGCCGCGCGTTTCCCATCTGCAGCGAGGGTGGAGGCAGCTTTCCACCCACACCTCCTTGATTTCACGGGGGAAGCTGGGCAGCTTTGCAGCAATTCAACCACTCCTGGTGCAGAAATCGCCAAAAATGGGGCGGCTCCGGTGCAACGGGGCCCCCCTCATCCTAAATAACCCTACGGGAGCATTGGTCGTGGGGTAGCCTGCAAGATGTGGCCCTGCATTGGTTCCTCACCTCTGCTCGTAGAAGCATGGAGCCTGCTAATCCCCCTGCTCACGTCACAGCCCTAAAGCTCCTTTGGTCCTTTCTGGGTTTGTTCTGACGACCGGAGGGGCTGGAGAAGGGTAAAactcacagcagctggagcttgGAGCCCCTCTCGTCTTCAGAGCAGCTCCCCAAAATGTCGCACCACGCAAACCCACCAAGCCTGAGCTCCTCGGGGCGGCACCGCGCTCTGCTCCAGCCCTTCATCAATATTTAAGCATCGAGTCAGGAAGCCTGCAGCCAAGGCAGCTTTCAGGATCGATGCCGAACAAAAGGCTGCGGCACGAGGACGTGGAAGCGAGGCTCAGCCTCGGGTGCTGCCACGAGCCCATTCACCTGCTGGGAATTTGACTTTAAACCCGGTTATTTCAGACCAAAACATCCGAGGCTTCAAATTCAGGGTCGGCGGTTCCAGCATCCCGGCTCGGGGCAGCACGAAGCCATAAAGCACTGAGCTCGTTTGACACGGCGTTGGGGAGGGAGATTTTATTTCCCCTCGCTGTGGATGTGACCCACCACGAGATTACTCACGGCCCTTTCGCAGTCGAGCCCCGCTGCCGGGCTCCCTGCAAGGCTGAGCTTCGTTCCAGCCTCTGAGACgcacaaaaaaatacagaatttgcCTCTTTTTAGCTGGCTTGATTCTCTGGGGTCAGTTAATTGTTACTCGAGTGCCAGAGCGTGGAtgggaaatgtattttatcaagataaaacaaaaaaaaagagtaattaaaGCTGGTGGCTGCCATCAAGAAGTGAAACACACTCCCTGACCCCAAACAAATTCATTCAACTACTTTCCTGGTTTCCCTACCAATAAATGGGGATAAATTTATGTCCCTTCCAGGGAAAACTGCACGGGTACGGGATCAGAATCCCTCAGAAACAACCTACAGAAGGGGAATATTCCTctgtctcctctcctcccaagaggacagcaCCCAAAATACCCAAAATACCGCATCCCCACTGCCCCAAGGGACCGAGTGCCCAGAATGATGCTCGTCCTcacccccagggctgcgggGTATGGAAAGAGGCAGAGCAAACCCTCGGCGACAGCACCAACGCCAAAAAtccatcccagccccagccagagccagcaggaATGGATACCCGCATCTCCTCCGGCCCCAGGGGGGGATAAATTAGCCGGTTACGTAAGGAAACGACCGGGCACGGCGCTTCCAAGGGCTGCCCGAGCCCTTCCCCTTAAAGGCCGCCGGAGATTAGAGCGAATCGAAGGGTGGAAGCGAGGCGAGGGGCTGCGGGCGAGGCTTTGCACGGAGGAAAACGCTGCAGTCTCTCCCCTTAATGCACTCTAAATCCCAGCTGATTTCCAGCTCcgctgttagaaaaaaaaaaaaaaaaaacacacaaaaaacaaaggaggaaaaaaaaaaaagcccagcatTAATATCGTTTTAATGCACGCTGGGCGAGCGAGGTGGAGTGACTCAGGGCCTGGAAGGGCGGGAGGTGTTGAGGGGAAGCATCCAGAGGAATCCAGAGCGTGAAAGCATTTTGGAAGCTGACCAGAAGGAGCCGGGGTGCAGATCTGCTTAAAGGACACCACGGTGCTCCTACAGatctgctgttgctgctttcGAGCATCCAGGCTCAGATTCTCCCTTCGATAAACGCTGCTCGCCCCCCTCACgcccagcaggcagggaaaTAGAGCTGTGAAATACAACCCAGGGCTGCTCAtccctctgctcttccctctCTGCATCCCAGCAGCGAGGCCAGGGCTGGGATTTCATTTCTGCTCCCTCTTCAGGCTGGCTGACTCCACAGCAAGAGGCATCGAGCGCAGCACCCTGAGCAAAGCCACTCTTCCTTCCCTCCGCTCCCCCGTTCTCTCTGCCGGCCAAGCGCTGATGTTTTAGGATCAGAGCATTCCCTACGAGACGAGGATTGGGATGGGAGCCAAACCTGATGTCTGACCGAGGAGGATTTCTgcttgaaatgcaaaataacaaGGCAAGAACTCAGCGGTCTGCCCCCTGGCTGCGCACGCATTTTCCCCCTTTAACAATGACAAcccaaataccttttttttttttaacataacttCTCAGTCCTCATCCTTTCTGCACTTATTTTGGTGCCTTTCCTTCTATTCCACCAAATAACCAGAGAGTTCATCATACAGCAAGACTAGGCAGTAGATAAGCAGGCACACACCAGTGTGTTCCAGTGCCATCCTGAACCAGTTTCCacaaactttgttttatttcttcgCTACCTGCTAAGTCTGGATATCTAGGAAAGTCCCCAGAGCTGGAATAAAGACGCTGAGTGAGAAGCTCGATAGAAAATCCCCCGAACTAAGCCACTGTGGGGTGGCAAGATGGGAAAGGAGGCGGAAGGCAGCACGCCGAGGCTGGCTGCCGACGGGTGACGGAGCAGAAAAGCAACAGTTGGTCAAGAGCAGCCACCGAgcataaaggaataaaaataaacaataaaacaactggagaaggaaggaaacgAGTGGGTGATACAACGTTGGCCATACTCTCTGCCACTCCACAGTGAAGTGTTTTGGAGTTTATATGGCACTAACTAGCGGTGTCAACTGAGTCCTGGGCAGTGTACGGGGACAGAACAGGGAGCAATCCTTCCCCAACAAACTAGGGCTGAAGAAAAAGCTGGtagaaaggacagaaagagcCCCCAGAACCAGGGAAGCAAACGAAGTTAGCGCTATCCTTTTGCTCTCTGGGCTTTTAAGTCAACCTGAAGGGAGGCAGAGCTATTTCGCTGGGGGAAAACTTGGCATTTCAAgcggagaggaaaaaaaaaaaaaacaccctaaaacagaaagccaaaactTTCCGGCAGCCTTACCATTGGCATCTTGGACTCCGGTGAGCGCTCCGACTGCCGCGGCGGTTTCACCAGATAGGACGATCTGCCCTCCACCTTGGAGAGTGGCTTCAGCAAGTGTGGCTACCGCGTGGGCTGCTGCTtcactggggggaaaaaaaagggaaagggagggttAGGAAGGCCACCAGAcaaccctgctgcagcaggagctatTTAACCAGGCATTGGTATCAAGAGAACACACGCAGGAAGGAGGGATTCTCACCAGGGTCTGCTGAAGTTATCCAGAATGGAAAAATCTACGGTGGAGGAGGAATACAAGGGAATGAGCtgcttttgctgcctttttttcagCTTGCATCCCTCTTAGTTAGAATATCCGTGCCTTCTTTAAGATCCTTTTACCCATGACTTTCCTAAAAGCTTTTGGACCATCCGAGCTGGTTATAACACCACGCGGCTCCTTCCTGCCTCTGGCTTCCAGCACAAAACTTACTCTTTTGCCACCGTCTCTCTCCAGATTTTCCAACTCCACCTCTCAGTACGGATTCGGGCAGCTCACCTCGTGCTGCAGAAGGCCCAGAGCTCTGCCGTTACCAGGAGCACATCAGCAGCTCTCTATTTAGAGAAGACAGAGTACCTCTCCCCAGCCAAGTGgtttaataattctttttaacGAGTGATCGGTAGCTGAGCACGGCATTCTTAAATTTCCTCGCACGAATGAGGTCAGACCAAAAGGCCCTTCTaatgcagcagccctgctgtgagAACAGCCAGTATCAGGTATTTAGGAAGGAGTGTGTATGATCCTTCCCTTCCTACACCCTCTCAGCTTCCGACAGTCAGCAGCGTATTGATTTCCTCCATCAGAGACTGCAGCTGGACCATCAGGTTGGATTTTTTCTAATCCCCTTTGAAAcccatttatatttattttttttttttttgcttccccAACATCCTGTGTCAATGAGAGCCACATTTAATTAGATGACGTGTGAATAAAAACGTTGCATTCTGGCAGTCCGAAACCTACTCCCTCAGTcttgctgggcagcctgtgcaTCTGATAGtgcaagaaatggaaaataacagcTCCATTCTCATTTTCCTCGTGACTTCATAGCCTTCCAGTAAtctcttttccaagctgaagAGACAGAGCCCACTCGCTGTGGAAGGGCTCTTCCTGGCTTCCAGATCACTCTTGTCCTTTTCCAGACTTTTTCCTAAATGTAAGACATTGTTTGAGGGGTGTGTGTGACCATTTCTAACATTATTCAAAACGTAGATGTACCGTGGGTTAGTCCAGTGGCCTGATCCTGCCCTGCTCTCTACTTCCCTGTAATTCCTAATATTCAACTTACTCTTTCTGACAATCCCTGCTCAGCAGGGATTCTCGGAGCTCACTGAATGGTAACTGGTAACAAACAGTTCCTCGTTGGGTCTACACAGGAGATATTTCTTCACGCGTGGATTATTTGGCATGGATTGAGATGTTCTATTTGCCATTTCGTTGCACAGTCCGGGTGCTGTGAGCATCCTTCGACAACTGCTCAAACTCCTCCAGACCCCTTGGATAAATATTAGCTACTCAGAGCATATTTTCATCTCTAAATAGCCCCTCTGTCATTCACAGCAGCTCTTAAGCACTGTTACTGAGccagaatattttcttgttcCGCCTCCCTATCCCTTTTTGGTTAATGTCTCTTCTGAACATGCAGCTATGTGGAGGCAGAGTGCAGGAAGGCCAACTACAACAGAGCAAACCTGGGGGTAAACCCAGACTTCCTGCTCTAACACTATTTTCCAGATGTTGCACGCTTACTTGAAGCCACTTTCGAGGGCAATTCAGCATTTTAATCATTCATTAAGGCTGCACCCCTGAAAATAATAATGCCCATACAGCATAAAAGCTGTGCCCAGTTACAGCATGCTCCACAAACACTAATTAGTTCAAATCAATTAATTAATGACCTCCACTTTGTCCTCTTTTACTAGGAGGCCCCACACTTCCCATCCTCaaagctggcagagctggaagagctgtTAGCTCTCAAGGAATTGCTGAGATCTTCCTACAGGTAGGGGAAAGATCGCAGTCCTCCTCCCACAGCAGTGTTTGGTGGCAAAGAAAAGAGAGCACCTGTTCCACATGGAAGGTTTGGGGGGCAAGTCGCCCAGAACTTCTTAAATGCAGGAAAAGGAACTGCTTGTTGTGACCTTAAGAGCCAGAACCAGAAGCAACGGgacaaaattaaactgaaagcaCACTGGTTTCAGAAAAATTTCTCATAGTACATAGAAGAAATGTATATAATCTAGAAATGTGCAGGATAAAAGTCCTGCAAGCCAGATTCCAGGAgactggactttttttttttcctctaactcCATGCCTAGTTACTTTATCTGTTTTTACAGTGTCCTAAAAAATCACTTGGTTTTAAAAGGCAATTTTACAGTGGaactactaataaaaataatcctacGCAATCAGCCTTCTATAGTAGCAGAAAAGAACATACCTGATGGACTTGAATCTGGATCACAAACAGAAACAGTTCTAGGGGTGTTTGCAGTTCAGTTGCAACAGCAATTTGGAAGCAAGCTGGTGATGGACCCCAGGATCAAGGtggctgctttatttatttgtgatcCCTGCATAGCATGGTTTTGGAGCTCTACCCCAACTACCAGAGCTGTGGGCTTGTGTCTTGTCCCAGGCTGTGGCTGCTCAGCCTTTACTCTAACAGCCTGTAGTCCAGGATCCCGATTTGgatgaggaaaatgttttgcCCCCacctcagaatcacagaattgattCTGCGATTTCACACCTCAGCAGCGTGAAACCCCCTGTGCTACTGGGGCTGATGCCACGTCCTGTCCTGCTCCCTCGGGATGCAGCCACAGTGTGCCCCAGCCACTTCCAGGTCTTAAGAACATGAAGCAAAGCTTAAACAACTCCCCCGAGCTGAGCAAGGACTGCTTCCTGCTGCATGGACCTGCAGAGAACTGAACTTTACCACCTTTACCTGTTGGCACACTGAGCACAACGTTCTGCTTTCTGATGAGTGACCAAGGCAGCACACAGCTGAGAAATTTGGCCTTTTAGTTAGGAACTGTTACTAATTCTGATGGATACACAGACCAGTGTAGCAAAAGGCACTATCAGCACGTTAGGGCTCTTATCAGCAAGCTCAGCCCTGTAACCAGACCCTTGCTGAACCCAAACCATTCAGGGGGTACAGTTACCACCTAGCGTTTCCCCTTTCAGGAAATTTCCATGTCAGGGTGCTCCTCCTGTTACAGTGGAAACTGAAAACTATCCTGCAGTCTCCTGTACGCACGTTGAACTAGGAATTTGCTACGAAAAAGCCTCCATGGGACTGCAGAGAGTGTCTTTTTACTGTCAGAGTGAAAACCTAGAAGAAAGCACCCGCGTGCAGCCTTCTtgccttctcctctctcccGTACCTGTTGAGTGCCATGGTAACAGTCGCTCCTTGCTGCATCTCCTGAgatgctgccactgctgcttctgctaaCGATGCCACTGCCTGCGTGGCCTCCGATGCCTGCGTCGTCTGGATGGTCATCTCGCCCCCCTGTAGCGTTGCCCAGTTCTGCTCCACCTacggaggaagaaaaagaagaaaggtccCATGAAACGAGGAAATCAGATAGTTTCAAGAAGTCTTTGGAGAACCCTGCACGTACTCTGACTCTCTCCCAGAGACTCTTTCAGGGAAAACAGCTGCTATTCTGCACACGTTCAACCTTCAAGCGAGAATTTTAGTTCTCGTGCACGTGGAAGGTGCCCCCCCAAACATCTGTGAAGCACCTCACGCTCCCACAAACCCCTTTCATTCAGCCATGCCCACCAGAAAATGGGACAGCAGTCAGCTCACTGCCTGCCAGGCACTTTCTAAAGCAGCCACACTGCTGTGGTGCTGGAAGCTCAGCACAGATCACCATCAAACAGGGAAAAGGGCTGCATGTGCCTCCCTGTTTCCATTTGTCTGCACCCATCTCATCATTTTGGGGAACCACATTCCCATTTAGGATTTATTTGTGCTGGACTTGGCTCAAGCTCACCTAAAGCTCACAACTGGAACTTGTTTTGCTGCAGTAATGCacttaataaatgaaaatggcCATCCCCAACTGCTTCACTCTCCTGTGCCCACAGCTGAACCTGGGCAAAAGGATCCAAAGCAGGGAGGAAGCAGCGACAGGGCATTGAGACAAGGTGAAAAGAAGCCGAGTTAAGAGAAGGCAAAGTCTTTTAGGCAAGAAGGAACCGAGTCTGAGTGCTTCGAGAGGAAGAAGTCGCAGATGGGAGGGATCTCAAGAGAGTTGGACTGAGTTTGTGCTGCTCCCTAGCCATGCTGaaatcaaagcaaagcaagCCCGAGCAGGGAAAGGCACCCTTCCTTCCCAGCACCACGCAGCAGGAGAACATCCATATATTCTGCAAATACATGCATTCAGCAGTCAGCTGAATGAATGAGCATCCTGCAAAACACCTAGGCTGTTTCAAAACAGGGAAGGAGTAAGGCctggaaagggaggaagaatTGTCCAGGCCCTTCTCTGCACCAACACAAAAGTTGTGCTGCTGAGATCGTAGCAAGCATCCCTGCTCCGTGTTGCTCTGCATCCTATAAACACCTCTGCTTACTCAGAGCTAACTCACATCTCCACGCAGGATGACAGCAAGGCAGAAACATCCTTAGAGAtgctgccagcaggctgtgGATTAAGCTGCACACAGCAATCCCAGCCATTcaccaatgaaaaaaaaactttagtatctttatttcattaaatatctcttaaacatttaatttacagaAGGAATTAGGTGCCTGTGCTCCCTTAATTTCTGTTTGTCCCTCTGAAAATTTTTCTTCCAGGTGTCAAGAGACATCTGAAGAGGGTTCTGAAAACCCTCAAAGTACTTCAAGGTCACAGCCAGGCTGCTTCCCTTTGCTTCCCAGCTGGAAGCAGGGTCTTGTGCAGAACAAAGCTGTTCTGTGCTGCCACCTGTCGCCCTGAAAGCCTCCCTTGCACAGAGCTGACCAGACCCCACTGTTCCTGCACAAACCgtctgcagccaggcagcctggCACGCAGCAAAGGGGCGCGTGCCAAAAGCAAAGAATACCCCAGGCATCATCCCCAACCCTGAAGTGGCAAAGCTCAGGATCTGGAGCACACGTGAAACAATTATCccaaacaaatacagaaacGTGGATTTGCATAGCTAAGTCTCTATCTGCTAGAGCAGATCTCCCAGAATTAATGTACAGGACATTAAAACGGGATGAAATTCAGAACTGAGGCTTCTGCCATAATTGTTTGTGTGCTCCTGagtcaaaacaacaacagctcAGCACTTTGTCTGTGAAATTTCATATAGTTTCGTATATTTTAACCATGAACACTGCagggttggtgttttttttgtgacttAACTGTGACAAATTTGTCAAATTCTTTGTCAAAAACCCTTACCTCTCCGTCAGTCACTGCGGAGTAATTGACTTGTGCGACGGTGACCGTGGTAGGCAACTCGGAGGCATCAGCCAGCGTGGCAACTGTAGCACCGGTGCCAACCTGCGGGAGCCAACAAGATGCAGCTGAAGACGTTTTTTTTATTGCAGGGAAACATCCATATCATTCAGACAAAGCGACAGTCAAACGCTCTCAGGTTACAAGGCATGGCATCTACAGAGAATAATAGTAGTGGGCAGAGCTCACGGAAAATCCTGAGCTTtctccaaggggaaaaaataatatgttaaAGCAGtgtcagcctgcagcagcttctAGAGTGGGGACAGGGCTCAGAAGCAAGCTTTGCACAGCCCTAGTGCTGTCCTCTAACCACAGACCCTATTTTCCTAGCCTTGTAAAGAACAGCTGCAGGATACCACTGCCTTTCCCAGGTGTGAGCAGGGTGCACAGGTGGAACCAACACGTTTCTCCCACCCCAtgggtgttaaaaaaaaaaaaaaaaggcaaaatctgGGAGAGGTGCAGCTTTGTTTCTAAGCAGAATTAAACCTGTAGGTGCTAGAAAGTCGATGGGATCTCAGGTGCTGGGCACCTAGGAGAACGctatcaaaaggaaaatgtctgtTAGCAGGTGAGCAAACAGCCAGcttggcagctctgctgggcctTGGGGGAGCAGAAGGCTGGGCCAATTCACTGAAAagctttcatttgaaaagcaaacaagaaaacaaaagcaaaacaaaaataaagtccaCGTCCTGAGCTGCCAGAAGCTGCCGCCCGACATGGAGAAGGGaatacagcagcagcaacttcTGCTCTGAATCCCCTAAAGCAGTCTGACAAACATCCTTCCCTCAGGGGGCAGCTTAAGAATTACTATATTTATATCTTACACGCTTCAGGTGTAAGAGCAGGGGATGCAGAAGCACCTAATGCCATGGATTAAGACAGATTTCATGCCATTAAAGAAAGGCAGTCCCATCACGTTTCCTCCTGTCACTTCATCCCGTGGCCACCACTGGTTCTGTGTGGCCACATGAGCCGTGTGTCTGTTTGTGAGCAGGGGTAGGAGCAGGTGTGAGcaacaaagttgtgtttttgcagtagagaattaCTTCTCTGTATtccaaggtagttgtgtagtcataatAAGAAGTGCTAAGCAGAtaagtggacagtagaagggcctcactgttccaaaataaggtagaatcttgagaaaaacaggctgagcagtgtgagaacagtaaaacaaagatcccaagttctcaaaacatgagaaaggagaaagtaaagggttgaaaagaagaagaattgtacatatatggtatagaagAGCatcgagtagcttgtgaacctgcAGTACTCAGCCAGGCatcgggtaatagggaataaaaggttatgatttaTTTACTAAAATGTGCTCCTGATTGGCAGGATGCCCACTACTGCAATTGAGAATAAAAtaacttcacagaagatcctgtctgaagaaaattgagATGTTTCTCACAGCAGGGAAGAGAGAGGATGGGACTTCTCCTTTGAGCATGAGCGCTGGCTTAATGAGAAGAGATTGATAAAGAGAATTCGTGACGGACAAGGCAAGCTACCAAAAGGAGGGGTTTGCTCTGAACCACCTCCTAGAGGCATGCGAGTCGATCCTGAGCCAGCCGTGCTGGGAATGCTGGAGGGCTTTGCTCACCTGGATGAGGGACACGGTGCCATCGGGGTTGCTGAAGGTTTGTACCACTGTCTGTGAGGGCACCAGGTGCGCGATGCTGTGCGTGGTCGTGGTCTGCTGCTGCGTCTGCTGGTCCTCGAAGGCGTAGAGCAGGTCCTCACGGCCGTGCTGCTTGTAGCAGTTCTTCACAATAGTCCGCAACGCCTGGGTCCACGACACCTGCCAGGAGAATCAGGAAGGAGTTGAGAGCGTGTAAAAACCTTCCTGAATCATTTCAATGCTGCTACAGCTGTGATTTGCATGCTTACCTCGACTGGGTGCTTTTCAATAAATCCTCAAACAAAAATGCCCCCAGTACCTAATCCCTCCATCCCCAGGACTTATAAACTACCCTAAGAACCACTGAATTTCTGTGCATGGCCACAGAACGAGCACACTTGACCAAGGGAAAGGGCATATTTCTCAATCAAATGTGTCTCTGCCTTTCAAGGAATCTTGAAGAATTGAGGCCAACACACAGAAAATCACCTCCCCCTTGAAAGAGCTGAGGACACAGCGCCTTTTGATGACACGGAGCCATTTCCAGCCCCCAAACATCCCTCCCCACCCAACCAGATCTGCATCAGCGCTGCCCTCACACCCTGGTAGCCTCTTTTTGAGGGTCTCCTTGTGACAGGTTGGTGGCAACATCACCTGCGTAGGATCCACAGCTGAAACTGATGCCCAAGACCTTTGCACCCTTtctctcacttctttttttcctggctccACACATCTTTGATCACTCCCATTAAGCACAAAGGTCCCTCAGGATGGGACAGGAACCCTTCAAGGGCTTCACGAGGCCACGAAACAGACTCTGTAGTAAATTAACTGCATACTTGGAGAGCTGACTGGTCTTAGGCTGCTTCAGAAGGCCACAGAGATGAGCAGATGATGCAGCTAGCacagggaaacaaaaacaaaccacgAAAACTGAAGGCAGACAGACTTGTGGGCTACCCACCCGCTGCTTCTGTTCCTCCGTGCGGACGTCGCTGCGGACGTTGGCCCACGGGATGTCCTCAGGCCACCAGATGGGCTTGCAGCTCTCCTTGCCCCAGCCCGGCTTGCCGCGACCCGTGGAGTATTTCAGCATCTCCGGGATGAAAGCTCGCAGCTGTGCCTGGAACAAAGCACAAAAGGTGATGTTTAGGGACACAGCTCTGGTAGTTGGGAGATGCACAGTGCAAAGTTATTGCGTTCCCATTCCTGTTGGAACCACGAATTGGAAGAGGCCGGCGTGCCCAGGACAGACCAACAAATCCTGTGCCATCTCCTCCCGAGATTATggaacagcagaaataaaatgaatccaACTAGAATAAGGCAAAACACACGCTGCATTAGCACATTTTTTGGTTCAA includes the following:
- the NRF1 gene encoding nuclear respiratory factor 1 isoform X8, with the translated sequence MPACGCCLEAVIFSKHFKFLFFLLAQLFPSCRRPRGEPLLMEEHGVTQTEHMATIEAHAVAQQVQQVHVATYTEHSMLSADEDSPSSPEDTSYDDSDILNSTAADEVTAHLAAAGPVGMAAAAAVATGKKRKRPHVFESNPSIRKRQQTRLLRKLRATLDEYTTRVGQQAIVLCISPSKPNPVFKVFGAAPLENVVRKYKSMILEDLESALAEHAPAPQEVNSELPPLTIDGIPVSVDKMTQAQLRAFIPEMLKYSTGRGKPGWGKESCKPIWWPEDIPWANVRSDVRTEEQKQRVSWTQALRTIVKNCYKQHGREDLLYAFEDQQTQQQTTTTHSIAHLVPSQTVVQTFSNPDGTVSLIQVGTGATVATLADASELPTTVTVAQVNYSAVTDGEVEQNWATLQGGEMTIQTTQASEATQAVASLAEAAVAASQEMQQGATVTMALNSEAAAHAVATLAEATLQGGGQIVLSGETAAAVGALTGVQDANAELEISWDLECIKGRDCSVFLRAKPRPQPLASLPPFDSL
- the NRF1 gene encoding nuclear respiratory factor 1 isoform X9 translates to MPACGCCLEAVIFSKHFKFLFFLLAQLFPSCRRPRGEPLLMEEHGVTQTEHMATIEAHAVAQQVQQVHVATYTEHSMLSADEDSPSSPEDTSYDDSDILNSTAADEVTAHLAAAGPVGMAAAAAVATGKKRKRPHVFESNPSIRKRQQTRLLRKLRATLDEYTTRVGQQAIVLCISPSKPNPVFKVFGAAPLENVVRKYKSMILEDLESALAEHAPAPQEVNSELPPLTIDGIPVSVDKMTQAQLRAFIPEMLKYSTGRGKPGWGKESCKPIWWPEDIPWANVRSDVRTEEQKQRVSWTQALRTIVKNCYKQHGREDLLYAFEDQQTQQQTTTTHSIAHLVPSQTVVQTFSNPDGTVSLIQVGTGATVATLADASELPTTVTVAQVNYSAVTDGEVEQNWATLQGGEMTIQTTQASEATQAVASLAEAAVAASQEMQQGATVTMALNSEAAAHAVATLAEATLQGGGQIVLSGETAAAVGALTGVQDANEILLGQTSGLAPIPILVS